A section of the Amblyomma americanum isolate KBUSLIRL-KWMA chromosome 2, ASM5285725v1, whole genome shotgun sequence genome encodes:
- the LOC144120178 gene encoding uncharacterized protein LOC144120178: protein MVNYTFYLVVEFNDIAIFYTAHEATACLPQHCSASAIGPATSPTLPSSPSQDCRDEPGASHEPALINAHEATACLPQHCSASAIGPATSPTLPSSPSQDCRDEPGASHEPALINAHEATACLPQHCSASAIGPATSPTLPSSPSQDCRDEPGASHEPALINAHEATACLPQHCSASAIGPATSPTLPSSPPQDCPGEPVPSPEAVFPNASHQALLERIAELERNEGSQIGDCKLQEKDT from the exons atggtaaattacacattttatttagttgttgaatttaatgacattgcgatcttttacacagcgcatgaggccaccgcgtgcttgccccagcactgcagtgcgtcggcaatagggcccgccacttctcccactttaccctcct caccatctcaagactgccgtgacgaacctggtgcgagccacgaaccagctttgatcaatg cgcatgaggccaccgcgtgcttgccccagcactgcagtgcgtcggcaatagggcccgccacttctcccactttaccctcct caccatctcaagactgccgtgacgaacctggtgcgagccacgaaccagctttgatcaatg cgcatgaggccaccgcgtgcttgccccagcactgcagtgcgtcggcaatagggcccgccacttctcccactttaccctcct caccatctcaagactgccgtgacgaacctggtgcgagccacgaaccagctttgatcaatg cgcatgaggccaccgcgtgcttgccccagcactgcagtgcgtcggcaatagggcccgccacttctcccactttaccctcct caccaccTCAAGACTGCCCTGGCGAACCTGTTCCTAGCCCCGAAGCGGTTTTTCCCAAtg caTCGCACCAGGCCCTCTTGGAACGCATAGCAGAATTGGAGCGCAATGAAGGGAGTCAAATAGGAGATTGCAAGCTGCAAGAAAAAGATACTTGA